The Streptomyces laurentii genome contains a region encoding:
- a CDS encoding integral membrane protein (identified by MetaGeneAnnotator; putative;~integral membrane protein [Streptomyces lividans TK24]) — protein sequence MGVVGDARHSRVCEVRGVDRSDPAYGAGMSPSGIVPEECGGEAESPRMAPARADRAIRALSWWWASAPVLLLTPALAHAAGLPEVRREAGVVFGLMALVTAVLAPVVGLAVASFGGRREARGRFLIMAAVSGVPILFFLFFGVLYSECPDGSGC from the coding sequence GTGGGGGTGGTGGGTGACGCACGTCACAGCCGGGTGTGCGAGGTGCGGGGTGTCGACCGGTCGGACCCGGCTTACGGTGCGGGCATGTCGCCGTCGGGGATCGTTCCGGAAGAGTGTGGTGGGGAAGCGGAGTCGCCCCGAATGGCGCCCGCGCGGGCGGATCGGGCCATCAGGGCGCTGTCGTGGTGGTGGGCGTCCGCGCCCGTCCTCCTGCTGACCCCGGCGCTCGCGCACGCGGCCGGGCTGCCGGAGGTGCGACGCGAGGCCGGCGTGGTGTTCGGCCTGATGGCCCTGGTCACGGCCGTGCTCGCGCCGGTGGTGGGCTTGGCGGTCGCCAGCTTCGGAGGCCGGCGGGAGGCGCGCGGACGATTCCTGATCATGGCCGCGGTGTCCGGAGTGCCGATCCTCTTCTTCCTGTTCTTCGGCGTGCTGTACTCCGAGTGCCCGGACGGAAGCGGCTGTTGA
- a CDS encoding hypothetical protein (identified by MetaGeneAnnotator; putative;~sequence version:1): MRSIHDVLGGAGYPDPFTDEDLADLRQEIVREVTSTMMFGSSPAPVGHYPTLHDQAARQLSTLSAHLLRHRDAAEHVAQLVHEHIDDDGALRFGCLLFLVDEREGARFWWGFAAGAGNATAAQCLNLYHRARGELRDADHWALQAVTGDAPVLPGSPAPFAPATARSPARHEALRAAVRSLKVDVVEESGHSRVLRPAQHLADRIEELADAL; this comes from the coding sequence GTGCGCAGCATCCACGACGTCCTGGGCGGTGCCGGGTACCCCGACCCGTTCACCGACGAGGACCTCGCCGACCTCAGACAGGAGATCGTCCGCGAGGTGACCTCGACCATGATGTTCGGCTCCTCGCCCGCCCCGGTGGGCCACTACCCCACCCTGCACGACCAGGCCGCCCGCCAGCTCTCCACCCTCTCCGCCCATCTCCTGCGCCACCGGGACGCCGCCGAGCACGTCGCTCAGCTGGTCCACGAACACATCGACGACGACGGGGCGTTGCGCTTCGGCTGCCTGCTCTTCCTGGTCGACGAGCGCGAAGGGGCGCGGTTCTGGTGGGGGTTCGCGGCGGGCGCGGGCAACGCCACCGCCGCCCAGTGCCTGAACCTCTACCACCGGGCCCGCGGCGAGCTGCGCGACGCCGACCACTGGGCCCTGCAGGCGGTCACCGGCGACGCCCCGGTCCTCCCCGGCTCCCCCGCTCCCTTCGCCCCGGCCACCGCCCGCTCCCCCGCCCGGCACGAGGCCCTGCGCGCGGCGGTACGAAGCCTCAAGGTCGACGTCGTCGAGGAGTCCGGCCACAGCCGCGTCCTGCGCCCCGCCCAGCACCTGGCCGACCGCATCGAGGAGTTGGCCGACGCCCTGTAG
- a CDS encoding two-component system response regulator (C-terminal DNA-binding domain of LuxR-like proteins. This domain contains a helix-turn-helix motif and binds DNA. Proteins belonging to this group are response regulators; some act as transcriptional activators, others as transcriptional repressors. Many...; cd06170;~DNA binding residues [nucleotide binding];~Response regulator containing a CheY-like receiver domain and an HTH DNA-binding domain [Signal transduction mechanisms / Transcription]; COG2197;~Signal receiver domain; originally thought to be unique to bacteria (CheY, OmpR, NtrC, and PhoB), now recently identified in eukaroytes ETR1 Arabidopsis thaliana; this domain receives the signal from the sensor partner in a two-component systems; cd00156;~dimerization interface [polypeptide binding];~identified by MetaGeneAnnotator; putative;~intermolecular recognition site;~phosphorylation site [posttranslational modification];~two-component system response regulator [Amycolatopsis mediterranei U32]), which produces MTAPHVIRVLLVDDQPLLRSGFRALLDLEDDIEVVAEAGDGAEGLALARQHVPDVALVDIRMPRVDGIETTRRIAADPALAGVHVVILTNYGMDAYVLDALRAGAAGFLVKDVLPEDFLHAVRVAARGDALLAPSITRRLIDRYVSQPALPATDSALCLEELTSREREAVALVARGLANDEIADRMVITPLTAKTHINRAMTKLRARDRAQLVVLAYESGLVTPGSRRAGPDLPGPASYRHRVRGPASRGA; this is translated from the coding sequence GTGACGGCTCCGCACGTGATCAGGGTGCTGCTCGTGGACGACCAGCCGCTCCTGCGCAGCGGGTTCCGGGCGCTCCTCGACCTGGAGGACGACATCGAAGTCGTGGCGGAGGCCGGCGACGGGGCGGAGGGCCTGGCGCTCGCCCGGCAGCACGTACCGGACGTCGCGCTCGTCGACATCCGCATGCCGCGCGTCGACGGCATCGAGACCACCCGCCGTATCGCCGCCGACCCGGCGCTCGCCGGGGTGCACGTGGTGATCCTGACCAACTACGGCATGGACGCGTACGTGCTGGACGCGCTGCGCGCCGGGGCCGCCGGATTCCTGGTCAAGGACGTCCTGCCGGAGGACTTCCTGCACGCCGTACGGGTCGCGGCCCGGGGGGACGCCCTGCTCGCACCGTCGATCACGCGCAGGCTCATCGACCGGTACGTTTCCCAGCCGGCCCTCCCCGCCACCGACTCCGCGCTCTGCCTGGAAGAACTGACCAGTCGCGAACGGGAGGCGGTCGCCCTGGTCGCGCGCGGCCTCGCCAACGACGAGATCGCGGACCGGATGGTCATCACCCCGCTGACCGCCAAGACCCACATCAACCGCGCGATGACCAAACTCCGCGCCCGCGACCGCGCCCAACTCGTCGTGCTCGCCTACGAGTCGGGCCTTGTCACGCCGGGGAGCCGACGTGCGGGGCCTGACCTCCCGGGGCCCGCGTCGTACCGGCACCGTGTGAGGGGTCCGGCATCGCGCGGAGCGTAG
- a CDS encoding sigma-70 family RNA polymerase sigma factor (identified by MetaGeneAnnotator; putative;~sequence version:1) — protein sequence MNTVPRPEEPDRRSEDAPPAGGLRDERHFLERLHRIEGIEYKMTPDQEAFYDLYARAHLRYAHTMLGSKQAAKAVVRRCYSHLALNWLVVLKEESPEAYAWKLLKQRVETHLRMSGQSSRMVQTAAFEQAARATLEMMKRQFAVMESALGLYTAIAELPERQFDVIVMHYVLGYPSAKVASIMGIKPDTVRSHRRLARERIAIKLGLSLEPAAADENEKE from the coding sequence ATGAACACCGTGCCGCGACCCGAGGAGCCGGACCGGCGGAGCGAGGACGCCCCGCCCGCCGGCGGGCTCCGGGACGAGCGCCATTTCCTGGAGAGGCTCCACCGCATCGAGGGCATCGAGTACAAGATGACGCCGGACCAGGAGGCGTTCTACGACCTCTACGCCCGCGCCCACTTGCGCTATGCCCACACCATGCTCGGCAGCAAGCAGGCCGCGAAGGCGGTGGTCCGCCGCTGCTACTCCCACCTCGCCCTCAACTGGCTGGTGGTGCTCAAGGAGGAGAGCCCCGAGGCGTACGCGTGGAAGCTGCTCAAGCAGCGGGTGGAGACCCACCTGCGCATGAGCGGCCAGTCCTCGCGGATGGTGCAGACCGCCGCCTTCGAGCAAGCGGCCCGCGCCACGCTGGAGATGATGAAGCGTCAGTTCGCGGTGATGGAGTCCGCGCTCGGCCTCTACACCGCCATAGCGGAGCTGCCGGAGAGGCAGTTCGACGTCATCGTCATGCACTACGTCCTCGGCTACCCCTCGGCCAAGGTCGCCAGCATCATGGGCATCAAGCCCGACACCGTCCGCTCGCACCGCCGCCTGGCCCGCGAACGCATCGCCATCAAGCTCGGCCTGTCCCTGGAGCCGGCCGCCGCCGACGAGAACGAGAAGGAGTAA
- a CDS encoding hypothetical protein (identified by MetaGeneAnnotator; putative;~sequence version:1), which translates to MSNCLQEFGYRKTPHNHGEIMRIRPNHRALLAAGTAVLALSLTACNGDDQAAATGGGSADKPAASTSGSASAGTGTPASNEKPADTTTTGAPGTSKAPQKSSGGTSAGSGTSGGSGSTSGGGGGSANNTEAYAWKHACAMTQLSVNVRPGSGSQRIIEVSNKGTSACGLDLLPTVDLGDSNSADQSRNVRPLVPSGLGGPDHALLAGKKAYAVIDLNPGGKAGSAKGINEMNVLVSPSHMANADTRNFPIASGTQVSGPKLGLYRDSVADAVSSMKQADTPQQ; encoded by the coding sequence GTGAGCAACTGTCTGCAAGAATTCGGCTATCGGAAAACACCGCACAACCACGGGGAAATCATGCGTATTCGGCCGAACCACCGCGCTCTGCTCGCCGCCGGCACCGCTGTCCTGGCCCTGAGCCTCACCGCCTGCAACGGCGACGACCAGGCCGCCGCCACCGGCGGCGGCTCGGCCGACAAGCCCGCCGCGTCGACCTCCGGCTCCGCGTCCGCCGGGACGGGGACGCCCGCGTCGAACGAGAAGCCCGCCGACACGACGACGACCGGCGCGCCCGGCACGTCGAAGGCCCCGCAGAAGTCGTCCGGCGGCACCAGCGCCGGCAGCGGTACGAGCGGCGGCAGCGGCAGCACCAGCGGTGGCGGCGGCGGTTCGGCGAACAACACCGAGGCGTACGCCTGGAAGCACGCCTGCGCCATGACGCAGCTGTCCGTCAACGTCCGCCCGGGCAGCGGTTCGCAGCGGATCATCGAGGTGTCCAACAAGGGCACGAGCGCCTGCGGCCTGGACCTCCTCCCCACCGTCGACCTCGGCGACTCGAACTCCGCCGACCAGAGCCGCAACGTCCGCCCGCTCGTCCCCAGCGGCCTCGGCGGCCCCGACCACGCGCTCCTCGCCGGCAAGAAGGCGTACGCGGTGATCGACCTCAACCCCGGCGGCAAGGCCGGTTCCGCGAAGGGCATCAACGAGATGAACGTCCTCGTCAGCCCGTCCCACATGGCCAACGCCGACACCCGCAACTTCCCGATCGCCTCCGGCACCCAGGTCTCCGGCCCCAAGCTCGGCCTGTACCGCGACTCCGTCGCCGACGCCGTCAGCTCCATGAAGCAGGCGGACACCCCGCAGCAGTAG
- a CDS encoding glyoxalase/bleomycin resistance protein/dioxygenase (This domain superfamily is foundin a variety of structurally related metalloproteins, including the type I extradiol dioxygenases, glyoxalase I and a group of antibiotic resistance proteins; cl14632;~glyoxalase/bleomycin resistance protein/dioxygenase [Amycolatopsis mediterranei U32];~identified by MetaGeneAnnotator; putative;~metal binding site [ion binding]), whose protein sequence is MSRVQLALRVPDLSASVAFYTKLFGTGPAKLRDGYANFALAEPPLKLVLIEGADGEDTRLDHLGVEVDSTDAVRAATARLGREGLVTEEENDTTCCYAVQDKVWVHGPGREPWEVYVVKADAGSLAKQPAAAADGCC, encoded by the coding sequence ATGTCCCGCGTCCAGCTCGCTCTCCGTGTCCCCGACCTCTCCGCGTCCGTCGCCTTCTACACCAAGCTCTTCGGCACCGGACCGGCCAAACTCCGCGACGGCTACGCCAACTTCGCCCTCGCCGAGCCGCCGCTCAAGCTCGTCCTCATCGAGGGCGCCGACGGCGAGGACACCCGCCTCGACCATCTCGGCGTCGAGGTCGACTCCACCGACGCCGTCCGCGCCGCCACCGCCCGGCTGGGCCGGGAGGGCCTCGTCACCGAGGAGGAGAACGACACCACCTGCTGCTACGCCGTCCAGGACAAGGTGTGGGTCCACGGACCCGGCCGCGAACCGTGGGAGGTGTACGTCGTCAAGGCCGACGCCGGCTCCCTGGCCAAGCAGCCGGCCGCCGCCGCGGACGGCTGCTGCTGA
- a CDS encoding hypothetical protein (identified by MetaGeneAnnotator; putative;~sequence version:1), which produces MTVHDLLIALVVLTALRVFAPDARALTRRLLRAGVRIGATELLTETQEAQEAQEASTPTTVAALPPASRREEG; this is translated from the coding sequence GTGACCGTTCACGATCTTCTCATCGCGCTGGTGGTCCTCACCGCCCTGCGCGTCTTCGCCCCCGACGCACGCGCCCTGACGCGGCGTCTGCTGCGCGCCGGGGTACGGATCGGCGCCACCGAACTCCTGACGGAGACGCAGGAGGCACAGGAGGCGCAGGAAGCTTCCACTCCCACCACCGTGGCGGCCCTGCCGCCCGCCTCCCGCCGCGAGGAGGGGTGA
- a CDS encoding two-component system histidine kinase (Histidine kinase-like ATPases; This family includes several ATP-binding proteins for example: histidine kinase, DNA gyrase B, topoisomerases, heat shock protein HSP90, phytochrome-like ATPases and DNA mismatch repair proteins; cl00075;~Histidine kinase; pfam07730;~identified by MetaGeneAnnotator; putative;~two-component system histidine kinase [Amycolatopsis mediterranei U32]) has product MTAREVWTRYGNGVIGAGVAGALLVTGLSGQGAATGAGLLGYVLLVAGGLALVARGRAPVAVLAGTGVCAVGYQAAGFDIPAVAYLFAVYAAVRAGHRTLTVVVSVGMLAVLPLAALASGPLDTGEAFAQARGALEIAWLIAAGAAGEALRQAERRADEAERTREETARRRADEERLRIARELHDSLTHQISVVKVQAEVAVHVARRKGEEVPAALLAIQEAGREASRELRATLEALRDDDTAPPRGLDDLPELIARARELGLDAALTEEGPRGDVPAAVGRTVYRIVQEALTNVARHARGARSVGVRIEWRADGVAVRVEDDGRAQVPSGDDGFGLVGMRERVTALGGRLRAAPRADGGFAVEARLPVAPRERVS; this is encoded by the coding sequence ATGACAGCACGCGAGGTGTGGACCCGGTACGGGAACGGGGTCATCGGCGCCGGTGTCGCGGGCGCGCTGCTGGTCACCGGGCTGTCCGGACAGGGGGCGGCGACCGGGGCCGGTCTCCTGGGATACGTGCTCCTGGTGGCCGGCGGGCTCGCGCTCGTCGCGCGGGGGCGGGCACCGGTGGCCGTCCTGGCCGGCACCGGGGTGTGCGCGGTCGGGTACCAGGCGGCGGGGTTCGACATCCCGGCGGTGGCGTACCTGTTCGCGGTCTACGCGGCCGTACGGGCCGGACACCGCACCCTCACCGTCGTCGTGAGCGTGGGCATGCTGGCCGTCCTCCCGCTGGCCGCCCTGGCGTCGGGGCCGCTCGACACGGGCGAGGCGTTCGCGCAGGCGCGCGGCGCGCTGGAGATCGCGTGGCTCATCGCGGCGGGCGCGGCCGGGGAGGCGCTGCGGCAGGCCGAGCGCCGGGCCGACGAGGCCGAACGCACCCGCGAGGAGACGGCGCGGCGCCGGGCCGACGAGGAACGCCTGCGTATCGCACGGGAGTTGCACGACTCCCTCACCCACCAGATCTCCGTGGTCAAGGTGCAGGCGGAGGTCGCCGTGCACGTGGCGCGACGGAAGGGCGAGGAGGTCCCGGCGGCGCTCCTGGCGATCCAGGAGGCGGGGCGCGAGGCGAGCCGGGAGCTGCGGGCGACCCTGGAGGCGCTCCGGGACGACGACACGGCACCGCCGCGCGGGCTCGACGACCTACCGGAACTCATCGCGCGGGCACGGGAGTTGGGGCTCGACGCGGCGCTCACGGAGGAGGGGCCGCGCGGGGACGTGCCGGCGGCGGTCGGCCGTACCGTCTACCGGATCGTCCAGGAGGCGCTGACGAACGTGGCCCGGCACGCGCGCGGCGCCCGGTCGGTCGGCGTACGGATCGAGTGGCGGGCGGACGGGGTCGCGGTGCGGGTGGAGGACGACGGGCGGGCCCAAGTCCCGTCGGGAGACGACGGCTTCGGGCTTGTGGGGATGCGGGAACGGGTCACGGCGCTGGGCGGGCGGCTGCGGGCCGCGCCGCGGGCGGACGGCGGGTTCGCGGTGGAGGCGCGGCTGCCGGTGGCGCCGAGGGAGCGGGTGTCGTGA
- a CDS encoding hypothetical protein (identified by MetaGeneAnnotator; putative;~sequence version:1), giving the protein MRTVSNVRYASPFSWVALNASQELEVFVLGPGGSVEHIWQTEPSDGRAPGRRPLGGGNVVGTPAVGVNTDGRLDVIARQEDGTLEHRWRTNPAPDGRWTPGWTPLYYDSQLVIGDPMAAANSDGRLEVFALFGDGTIRCAWQNAAGNDIDWSAWHSLGVPGSTPGA; this is encoded by the coding sequence ATGCGCACGGTGAGCAACGTCCGGTACGCCTCCCCCTTCTCCTGGGTCGCTCTCAACGCGAGCCAGGAACTGGAGGTCTTCGTCCTCGGACCGGGCGGCTCCGTCGAGCACATCTGGCAGACCGAACCGAGCGACGGCCGGGCGCCGGGCCGGAGACCGCTCGGCGGCGGCAATGTGGTGGGCACCCCCGCCGTCGGCGTGAACACCGACGGCAGGCTCGACGTCATCGCGCGCCAGGAAGACGGCACCCTCGAACACCGATGGCGGACCAACCCCGCCCCCGACGGCAGATGGACGCCCGGCTGGACACCCCTCTACTACGACAGCCAGCTCGTGATCGGCGACCCGATGGCCGCCGCGAACAGCGACGGCCGCCTGGAGGTCTTCGCCCTCTTCGGGGACGGCACCATCCGATGCGCCTGGCAGAACGCCGCCGGCAACGACATCGACTGGTCGGCCTGGCACTCGCTCGGCGTACCCGGAAGCACCCCGGGGGCCTGA
- a CDS encoding hypothetical protein (identified by MetaGeneAnnotator; putative;~sequence version:1), which produces MSTDTPAVRTPHEVLDRFHQAMLDKSADDLADLYAVDAVHEFPFTAPGFPPRYEGREAVRAGYRAAWGASPVQVLEVRRTAVHETAEPGVLVAEHVVVAALPAKDATFTVPGLLVLHVRDGLLTRVRDYMDGLGLTGAKA; this is translated from the coding sequence GTGTCCACTGACACGCCCGCCGTCCGTACCCCCCACGAGGTGCTGGACCGCTTCCACCAGGCCATGCTCGACAAGTCCGCTGACGATCTCGCCGACCTCTACGCCGTGGACGCGGTGCACGAGTTCCCGTTCACCGCTCCCGGGTTTCCCCCGCGCTACGAGGGGCGCGAGGCCGTACGGGCCGGCTACCGGGCGGCCTGGGGCGCCAGTCCCGTCCAGGTGCTGGAGGTCAGGAGGACGGCGGTGCACGAGACCGCCGAGCCGGGGGTGCTCGTCGCCGAGCATGTCGTGGTGGCGGCGCTGCCCGCCAAGGACGCCACGTTCACCGTGCCGGGCCTCCTGGTCCTCCACGTCCGCGACGGGCTGCTCACGCGTGTCCGGGACTACATGGACGGCTTGGGACTCACCGGCGCCAAGGCATGA
- a CDS encoding hypothetical protein (identified by MetaGeneAnnotator; putative;~sequence version:1), translating to MLATTTTLTNLAVSAYSLGPGRIGSSVGALIALAGVVLAWRATTRGHARLAIAAGVTGIVLGTVVAVTADGGLGTGNGLGGAYVALLLGLAATVLGGRAHGRTGGISR from the coding sequence ATGCTCGCGACGACCACGACCCTGACGAACCTCGCCGTCAGCGCCTACTCGCTCGGCCCCGGCCGCATCGGCTCCAGCGTGGGCGCCCTGATCGCCCTCGCGGGCGTCGTCCTCGCCTGGCGGGCCACGACCCGCGGTCACGCCCGCCTCGCCATCGCGGCGGGCGTGACCGGGATCGTCCTCGGCACCGTCGTCGCCGTCACGGCCGACGGCGGACTCGGTACCGGCAACGGTCTGGGCGGCGCGTACGTCGCCCTCCTCCTCGGCCTGGCCGCCACGGTGCTCGGCGGCCGGGCCCACGGAAGGACCGGCGGGATCAGCCGATGA
- a CDS encoding hypothetical protein (identified by MetaGeneAnnotator; putative;~sequence version:1), protein MGSNSGENNVPDDVIVLEADQAAGMLEDPQSGARSYLIGAGGLFERKLFASGVNAFSKVFASMTEFAPEDHNKPFLGGAVMTVHNVVPQDGGIVTIRADVGVPNTLNVKVSLFFYNGS, encoded by the coding sequence ATGGGGTCGAACAGCGGCGAGAACAATGTGCCAGACGATGTGATCGTGCTGGAGGCCGACCAGGCGGCGGGGATGCTGGAAGATCCCCAGTCAGGAGCCCGTAGTTACCTCATCGGGGCAGGTGGACTCTTCGAGCGGAAGCTGTTCGCCAGCGGCGTCAATGCCTTCAGCAAGGTATTCGCGTCCATGACGGAGTTCGCTCCCGAGGACCACAACAAGCCGTTCCTGGGAGGAGCGGTCATGACGGTCCACAACGTGGTCCCCCAGGACGGCGGGATCGTGACGATTCGCGCGGACGTCGGTGTGCCGAACACCTTGAACGTCAAGGTCAGCCTTTTCTTCTACAACGGCAGCTGA
- a CDS encoding hypothetical protein (identified by MetaGeneAnnotator; putative;~sequence version:1) encodes MSSNAGGENVPDDVIQPVTNESAGTLEGQQGAYSYLLTRGGVFEATLPAAGVDAFSKVFASITERDTEDNDKPFLGGGVMTVHNVVPRDGGIVTIRADVGVPNNLNLRVDLFYYNGS; translated from the coding sequence ATGAGTTCGAACGCCGGTGGGGAAAACGTGCCCGACGACGTGATCCAGCCCGTGACGAATGAGTCCGCGGGAACCCTGGAGGGCCAGCAAGGGGCCTACAGTTACCTTCTCACCCGGGGCGGAGTATTCGAAGCCACTCTGCCCGCCGCCGGCGTCGACGCCTTCAGCAAGGTGTTCGCCTCCATCACGGAGCGCGACACCGAAGACAATGACAAGCCTTTTCTGGGCGGCGGGGTCATGACGGTCCACAACGTGGTTCCCCGTGACGGCGGAATCGTGACCATCCGCGCGGACGTCGGCGTGCCGAACAACCTGAACCTCAGGGTCGACCTCTTCTACTACAACGGCTCCTGA
- a CDS encoding glyoxalase_2 domain containing protein (Glyoxalase-like domain; pfam12681;~Glyoxalase_2 domain containing protein [Streptomyces fulvissimus DSM40593];~UniProt-pubmed:17209016; UniProt-pubmed:12000953; UniProt-pubmed:18375553; UniProt-pubmed:20624727; UniProt-pubmed:21551298;~identified by MetaGeneAnnotator; putative), whose translation MTAIHWKLVVDATDPHAQAAFWAAALDYHREDHSALVTRLLDAGAVPPTLTLTVDGRPAWRDLAAVRHPDDPFDPASDTGLGHRILFQRVPEPKPAGKNRLHMDLHPTPGTRKSEVTRLESLGATLVREVDEPGGSWSILSDPEGNEFCVH comes from the coding sequence ATGACCGCAATCCACTGGAAGCTCGTCGTCGACGCGACGGACCCGCACGCCCAGGCCGCGTTCTGGGCCGCCGCCCTCGACTACCACCGCGAGGACCACAGCGCGCTCGTCACCCGGCTCCTCGACGCGGGCGCCGTCCCGCCCACCCTCACGCTCACCGTCGACGGCCGCCCCGCCTGGCGCGACCTCGCCGCCGTCCGCCACCCGGACGACCCCTTCGACCCGGCCTCGGACACGGGCCTGGGCCACCGCATCCTCTTCCAGCGGGTCCCGGAGCCGAAGCCGGCCGGCAAGAACCGCCTCCACATGGACCTCCACCCGACCCCGGGCACACGGAAGTCGGAGGTAACCCGCCTGGAGTCCCTGGGCGCCACCCTCGTCCGCGAGGTCGACGAACCGGGCGGCTCCTGGAGCATCCTGTCCGACCCGGAAGGCAACGAGTTCTGTGTCCACTGA
- a CDS encoding hypothetical protein (identified by MetaGeneAnnotator; putative;~predicted protein [Streptomyces roseosporus NRRL15998]): MATLLRRPRPGRTWTWWAVDAAGFLVQFGYGPAPAGLSAHLDRVDAAADWAEEHRPAWFGPDPLPLHASESTAEMAWYTRQDSPAAPLRLPEAPAVIAEVAALVALNRAVGDTRTIHLDEGWV, from the coding sequence ATGGCGACCCTCCTGCGACGCCCCCGGCCAGGCCGCACCTGGACCTGGTGGGCCGTCGACGCGGCGGGATTCCTCGTCCAGTTCGGGTACGGGCCCGCCCCCGCCGGCCTGTCGGCGCATCTCGACCGGGTCGACGCGGCGGCGGACTGGGCGGAGGAGCATCGCCCCGCGTGGTTCGGCCCCGATCCCCTGCCGCTCCACGCCTCCGAGTCCACGGCCGAGATGGCCTGGTACACCCGGCAGGACTCCCCCGCGGCCCCGCTCCGGCTGCCCGAAGCGCCGGCCGTCATCGCGGAGGTCGCGGCCCTGGTGGCCCTGAACCGGGCAGTCGGGGACACCCGGACGATCCACCTCGACGAGGGCTGGGTGTAG